Within Kaistia algarum, the genomic segment ATCGGAATACTCAAAGGCAGTCGAAAATTGCGGCTTCAGCGGCTTGCCGGCCGGATCGCGCCGCATGTCGATCGTCCGCGTCGCCGGCAGTTTCTTGCGCCCGCCAATATGATCATAGAGGAATAGGCCGAGCCGGATCAGCCAGGCCGGACGGATGCCCTTCATATAGGGCAGAACGAAGCGCATCGGATGGATGATGTGCGGCGCCATCGCCCACAACACCTCGCGCTCCATCAGCGCCTCGCGTACGAGGCGGAATTCGTAGAATTCGAGATAGCGCAGCCCGCCATGGATTAATTTCGTCGATGACGACGACGTGCCGCTGGCGAGATCGTCCATCTCGGCGAGATACACGGAAAAGCCGCGCCCGACAGCGTCGCGGGCAATGCCGCAGCCATTGATGCCGCCGCCGATGACAAAGATGTCGTGGATCGCGCCGTCCGTCATGGAACCCTCCCGCGCCGACCCGGCCGCGTTTTGAAACCATCGCCGATATAATACGAACTAAAACGAACTTCAAACGAAACTCAACGCAAGCGCGATATCAGGCTAGCGCCTCGACCAGCCGGATGGCGTGCTCCGCGCAGATCCGCCGGATCCCGGCTTTGTCGCATCGGTCGGTGACGAAGGATTGTACCTGGGAAAGATGCGCGATGCGGACCGGCGCGGTGCGCTCGAACTTGCTGGCATCGGCAACGAGGATGACGTGTCTCGCATTGGCGAGGATCGCCTGCGCCACCTTCACCTCGCGCAGATCGAAATCGAGCAGCGCCCCGTCCTCGTCGATCGCGGAGACGCCGATGACGGCGAAATCGACCTTGAACTGACGGATGAAATCGACCGCCGCTTCGCCGACGATACCGCCATCCGAAGGGCGGACAACCCCGCCGGCAATGATCACCTCGAAGCCGGGCTGGGTGCGCAGGCGATTGGCGACATTGATGTTGTTGGTGATGACCATCAGGCCGGAGCGCGGCGCGAGCGCGGCGCTCACCGCCTCGGTCGTCGTGCCTATATTGATGAAGAGCGAGGCGCCATCGGGAATGAGGCTGGCCGCGGCACGGCCGATCGCCTCCTTGGCGCCGGCGGCGATGTTGCGCCGTGCCTCATATTCGAGGTTCTCGATCCCGGAGGTCAGCGCGGCGCCGCCATGAACGCGCACCAGCAGCCGCGCGTCGCAAAGCACGTTCAGATCCTTGCGGATCGTCTGCGGCGAGACGGAGAATTCGGCCGCGAGTTCTTCGACCAGCACCCGCCCGCTCGCCTTCGCACGGGCAAGGATCTCGGACTGGCGCTCGGACGTGAACATGAAGACCCTTGGTCGCTTTCGTTTCGCGGCAAACCTAGCCGGAAACGAAAGCGAACGAAAGGCGTTCCGTGGCCTTAGCCGGCCATCGTCTGCTTGAAGGTGTCGAGGTGCTTCTTCTGCGCCTCGAGCATGCGCTCGCGATAGACGCCATAGATGATGTCGGTGTCCTGCAGCGTCACGCCTTCGATGGTCGGCGAGGCGAAGACGGGCAGCTCGACACCCTTCCTGGCGAGCTGGTCGGCGGTGCGAGCGATCAGCTCATGCGTCAGGATCATGGCGAGCACGGTCGACGAGCCCGAGACAGGACGGCTCCAGCCCTCGATCGGCACGATCGCATCCTCGACCGGCGAGCCGGTGTCGATGACGAGATCGGCGGCGTCCTTGAGGCGCTTGCCCGAGGAGTGCTTGGCCGGCTTGTCATTCGCCTTCGAGGTGACGGCAACGACGAAGAGTCCGCGCTTCTTGGCGTAGAGCGCCGTCTCGATGCCGGCCGAATTCGTGCCGGAATGGCTGTAGATCAGGATGCAATCGCCGGGGTTCAGCGGCTGATGATCGAGGAACTTGTCGATGTAGTTCTCGGTCCGCTCCAGCCAGAGCAATTCGCGAACGCCGCCGGCGCCGAGCACGTTGTGCCACATGACGCGCGGATCGGTGAGCGGGTTCAGACCGACGAACGAACCATAGCGCGGAAAGGCTTCCTGGATCGGCAACACGGAATGGCCGGAGCCGAAGAGATGAACCAAGCCGCCGGCAGCCAGCGTCCGCGAGAAGCGCTTGGCCGCCTCGTCGAGGGCGGCGCCGTTATTGGCTCCCGCCTTCTCGATGAGGGCGATCAGCCTGTGCAGGTAGAAATCGGACATTGTCGTCTCCTTGGGTGGTCAGTTTCTTGAGGGGTGGATTTCAGGCGCGCAGCACAGAGCGGATCTCGTAGCGATCGCCGCGCATGATGGAGAAGGTCGATTCGAAGGGGCCGCGCGCATCGACGGCGACGCGCTCGACGATGAAGGCGGGACTGCCGGCCGGGACGCCAAGCAGCGCCGCGTCCTCCGCGCCGGCCGGCCCGACGCGGTAGGTCTCCGTCGCCTCGAC encodes:
- a CDS encoding DeoR/GlpR family DNA-binding transcription regulator — encoded protein: MFTSERQSEILARAKASGRVLVEELAAEFSVSPQTIRKDLNVLCDARLLVRVHGGAALTSGIENLEYEARRNIAAGAKEAIGRAAASLIPDGASLFINIGTTTEAVSAALAPRSGLMVITNNINVANRLRTQPGFEVIIAGGVVRPSDGGIVGEAAVDFIRQFKVDFAVIGVSAIDEDGALLDFDLREVKVAQAILANARHVILVADASKFERTAPVRIAHLSQVQSFVTDRCDKAGIRRICAEHAIRLVEALA
- a CDS encoding sugar isomerase domain-containing protein; this encodes MSDFYLHRLIALIEKAGANNGAALDEAAKRFSRTLAAGGLVHLFGSGHSVLPIQEAFPRYGSFVGLNPLTDPRVMWHNVLGAGGVRELLWLERTENYIDKFLDHQPLNPGDCILIYSHSGTNSAGIETALYAKKRGLFVVAVTSKANDKPAKHSSGKRLKDAADLVIDTGSPVEDAIVPIEGWSRPVSGSSTVLAMILTHELIARTADQLARKGVELPVFASPTIEGVTLQDTDIIYGVYRERMLEAQKKHLDTFKQTMAG